One Panicum virgatum strain AP13 chromosome 9K, P.virgatum_v5, whole genome shotgun sequence genomic region harbors:
- the LOC120648279 gene encoding disease resistance protein RPM1-like — translation MAEAVVGVLIGKLGAALAKEAASYGASLVCKEASALKGVFGEIRKAEVELESMKAYLRDSEKFKDTDETTGIFVNKIRELSFRIEDVVDEFMYKLEGNKHGGFAAKTKKRIKHVKVWRRLALELNNIIVELREAAKRRDLYARPGMENYAGSTDHHARSTHQTSCFAREDDLVGIEGNATKLKGWLVDDLEERKTKITTVWGMGGVGKTTLVDHVYKIVKVEFDAAAWVTVSKSYQVEDLAKKIAREFSISIDSSNMDMRRVVDVIRNHLEGTLRLRHWQLVTAQLSWNHWEKISLGTYSAK, via the exons ATGGCGGAGGCTGTTGTGGGAGTCCTGATCGGCAAGCTAGGTGCGGCCTTGGCAAAAGAGGCAGCAAGCTATGGTGCATCCCTCGTGTGCAAGGAAGCTTCTGCCCTCAAGGGTGTCTTTGGCGAGATCCGTAAAGCAGAGGTAGAGCTGGAGAGCATGAAGGCCTACCTGCGTGACTCGGAGAAGTTCAAGGACACCGACGAGACTACTGGCATCTTCGTCAACAAGATCCGAGAACTATCTTTCCGGATAGAGGATGTTGTTGATGAGTTCATGTACAAGCTTGAGGGGAACAAGCATGGAGGATTTGCAGCCAAGACAAAGAAGAGGATCAAGCATGTCAAGGTTTGGCGCCGCCTAGCTCTCGAGCTCAATAATATCATTGTTGAGCTTAGAGAAGCTGCAAAAAGGAGGGACCTATATGCTAGGCCAGGAATGGAGAACTACGCTGGGAGTACCGACCATCATGCCAGATCGACCCATCAAACTTCGTGTTTTGCAAGGGAAGATGATCTAGTGGGTATTGAAGGTAATGCAACCAAGCTCAAGGGGTGGCTagttgatgatttggaagaaagGAAGACGAAAATCACCACAGTTTGGGGGATGGGTGGAGTTGGAAAAACTACTTTAGTTGATCATGTCTATAAGATTGTGAAAGTGGAGTTTGACGCTGCTGCATGGGTAACTGTGTCCAAGAGTTACCAAGTCGAGGATTTGGCAAAGAAGATTGCTAGAGAGTTCAGCATCTCAATTGATTCCAGCAATATGGATATGAGAAGAGTAGTTGATGTCATTCGTAACCATCTTGAAG GAACTTTGAGGTTGCGTCATTGGCAACTAGTAACTGCACAATTGAGCTGGAACCATTGGGAGAAAATCAGTCTTGGAACTTATTCTGCAAAGTAG
- the LOC120647422 gene encoding disease resistance protein RPM1-like, with amino-acid sequence MTRRRLIRHWITSGFIKKKDNETLEQVAEGYLIDLVNRSLLQVVRKNESGRVKRCRMHDVIRRLAIEKAAKERFGVVYEGHGTLEVHGTRRLSIQSTDIALINQPGARHLRAVYVFMSSVDIVSLKPILTSSILLSTLDLQGTEIKVLPNEVFNLLNLRFLGLRDTRIEILPEAIGRLQNLEILDTAHSCLLSLPKDVAKVNKLRYLYATVEVTEGCIILRRGVKVPGGIRNLTGLHVLQNIKASSETLHDIAALTELRKLGVDGLTSEHSLSLRNALLNMKNLVSLVMKTSNENEVLPLEELCLPETLSKLALTGQLEKERMPRILSSWLHPNNLTDLHLTFSKLDGKSFSNLMVLQNLCFLTLFKAYDGRTLCFSRQSFPRLRFLKILDAPHLNQVEIEEDALGSLVTLKFSECPEMKRLPQGIEHLRALDNIYLQNTVYELIEMLRKEHETAECKQELMKIGHIRRVIIVSTEKNFWRRIIFRGNE; translated from the coding sequence ATGACGAGGAGGAGGTTAATTAGGCACTGGATTACTTCTGGATTcatcaagaaaaaggacaacGAAACACTAGAACAAGTGGCAGAGGGCTACCTGATTGATCTTGTAAACCGAAGCCTACTACAAGTTGTGAGGAAGAATGAGTCTGGGAGAGTGAAACGTTGCCGAATGCATGATGTTATCCGCCGTCTCGCCATTGAAAAAGCCGCGAAAGAACGCTTCGGTGTAGTCTACGAGGGACATGGGACACTTGAGGTACATGGAACACGTAGACTGTCAATACAGAGCACCGATATTGCACTAATAAATCAGCCTGGTGCTCGACATCTCCGTGCAGTATATGTTTTTATGAGTTCTGTTGATATTGTTTCATTGAAGCCTATCCTTACATCTTCGATTTTATTGTCAACATTGGATCTGCAAGGTACTGAAATCAAGGTGCTGCCTAATGAGGTATTCAACTTGCTTAATCTGCGTTTCTTGGGTCTTCGGGATACCAGAATTGAGATTCTACCAGAGGCCATTGGGAGGTTACAAAACTTAGAAATACTAGACACAGCGCATTCTTGTTTGCTATCTTTACCAAAGGATGTAGCAAAAGTAAACAAGCTTAGGTACCTATATGCGACTGTAGAGGTCACTGAAGGATGTATTATCCTTCGGCGTGGAGTTAAGGTACCTGGGGGCATAAGGAACTTGACAGGACTGCATGTTCTGCAGAATATTAAAGCTAGCTCAGAGACTCTACATGACATTGCAGCTTTGACTGAGTTACGAAAATTAGGAGTTGACGGTTTAACAAGTGAGCACTCGTTAAGCTTGCGTAATGCTCTCCTGAACATGAAGAATCTTGTCAGTCTGGTAATGAAAACATCAAACGAAAATGAAGTTTTGCCATTGGAAGAACTCTGTTTACCAGAAACTCTTTCTAAACTTGCTCTGACAGGGCAGCTGGAAAAGGAACGGATGCCTCGTATTCTCTCATCCTGGTTGCATCCCAACAACCTCACTGATCTGCATCTTACGTTCTCCAAGCTTGATGGAAAATCATTTTCTAACCTCATGGTGTTGCAGAATTTATGCTTCCTTACCCTTTTTAAGGCTTATGATGGAAGGACGCTATGCTTCTCTAGGCAGTCATTTCCTAGACTGAGATTCCTAAAAATATTGGATGCTCCGCACCTCAACCAAGTTGAAATAGAAGAAGATGCACTGGGAAGCCTTGTTACCCTAAAGTTTTCAGAGTGCCCAGAAATGAAGCGCCTCCCTCAGGGCATTGAGCACCTCAGGGCCCTTGATAATATATATTTGCAAAATACTGTATATGAGCTTATAGAGATGCTCAGGAAGGAACATGAAACTGCTGAATGCAAGCAAGAACTTATGAAGATTGGCCACATTAGAAGGGTTATCATTGTGTCAACTGAGAAAAACTTTTGGCGAAGAATCATTTTCAGAGGGAATGAATGA